From Piliocolobus tephrosceles isolate RC106 chromosome 16, ASM277652v3, whole genome shotgun sequence, the proteins below share one genomic window:
- the ZNF286A gene encoding zinc finger protein 286A isoform X2, whose amino-acid sequence METDLTEMPEKRALSSQDSPHFQEKSTEEGEVAALRLTARSQETVTFKDVAMDFTPEEWGKLDPAQRDVMLENYRNLVSLWLPVSKPENYNLENGKEPLKLERKTPKSSYSDVETRPQSKDSTSVQDFSKAESCKVTIIDRLTRNSVYDSNLEAALECENWLESQPGNQERHLREMFTHMNSLSEETDHEHDVYWKSFNQKSVLITEDRVPKGSYAFHTLEKRLKQKSNLMKKQKTYKEKKPHKCNDCGELFTYHSVLIRHQRVHTGEKPYTCNECGKSFSHRANLTKHQRTHTRILFECSECKKTFTESSSLATHQRIHVGERPYECNECGKGFNRSTHLVQHQLIHTGVKPYECNECDKAFIHSSALIKHQRTHTGEKPYKCQECGKAFSHCSSLTKHQRVHTGEKPYECSECGKTFSQSTHLVQHQRIHTGEKPYECNECGKTFSRSSNFAKHQRIHIGKKPYKCSECGKAFIHSSALIQHQRTHTGEKPFRCNECGKSFKCSSSLIRHQRVHTEEQP is encoded by the exons ATGGAGACAGATTTGACTGAAATGCCTGAGAAAAGAG CTCTGTCTTCCCAGGATTCTCCCCATTTCCAAGAGAAGAGCACAGAAGAGGGAGAAGTGGCTGCTCTGCGCCTCACGGCCAGATCCCAG GAAACAGTGACATTCAAGGATGTGGCCATGGACTTTACGCCAGAGGAGTGGGGGAAGCTGGATCCTGCACAAAGGgatgtgatgctggagaactaTAGGAACCTGGTCTCACTTT ggCTTCCAGTTTCCAAACCTGAGAACTACAACTTGGAGAATGGAAAAGAACCATTGAAGCTTGAGAGAAAAACCCCCAAAAGCAGCTATTCAG ACGTGGAGACTAGACCACAGAGCAAGGATTCAACTTCAGTGCAAGATTTTTCCAAAGCAGAATCATGCAAAGTTACAATAATAGACAGACTGACACGGAATAGTGTCTATGACTCCAACTTGGAAGCAGCTCTTGAATGTGAAAATTGGTTAGAGAGTCAGCCAGGAAATCAGGAGAGACATTTGAGAGAAATGTTCACTCACATGAATTCACTCTCTGAGGAAACAGACCATGAGCATGATGTATACTGGAAAAGCTTCAATCAGAAATCTGTCCTTATCACTGAAGACAGAGTTCCCAAAGGATCTTATGCCTTTCATACACTTGAAAAAAGgttgaaacaaaaatcaaacttaatgaaaaagcagaaaacttataaagagaaaaaacctCATAAGTGTAATGATTGTGGTGAACTCTTCACCTACCATTCAGTACTTATTCGACACCAGAGAgtccatactggagagaaaccctatacctgcaatgaatgtgggaaaTCTTTTAGCCACAGAGCTAATTTAACTAAACACCAGAGAACTCATACTAGAATTCTCTTTGAATGCAGTGAATGCAAGAAAACCTTCACAGAAAGCTCATCCCTTGCAACACATCAGAGAATTCACGTTGGAGAGAGACCTTATGAatgcaatgaatgtgggaaagGTTTTAATCGAAGTACACATCTTGTACAGCATCAGTTGATTCATACTGGAGTGAAGCCTtatgaatgtaatgaatgtgataaagcttttattcattcatcagcaCTCATTAAACATCAAAgaactcatactggagagaaaccttataaatgtcaagaatgtgggaaagcctttagcCATTGCTCATCCCTAACTAAGCATCAGAgagttcatactggagaaaagccatatgaatgcagtgaatgtggaaaaACTTTTAGTCAGAGCACACATCTTGTtcaacatcagagaattcatactggagagaaaccctatgagtgtaatgaatgtgggaaaaccTTCAGCCGGAGCTCCAATTTTGCTAAACATCAAAGAATTCATATTGGAAAGAAACCGTACAAATGTAGTGAGTGTGGAAaagccttcattcattcatcagctCTTATTCAACATCAGAGAACTCATACCGGAGAGAAACCCTTTAGATGTAATGAGTGTGGGAAAAGCTTTAAGTGCAGTTCATCTCTCATCAGACATCAAAGAGTTCACACTGAAGAGCAACCCTGA
- the ZNF286A gene encoding zinc finger protein 286A isoform X1: MRDSELAREVRTLCEARDGRAQEGSRKWDHEARGSSNSSGQGDLNWGEEQNLQNKEEVVIMETDLTEMPEKRALSSQDSPHFQEKSTEEGEVAALRLTARSQETVTFKDVAMDFTPEEWGKLDPAQRDVMLENYRNLVSLWLPVSKPENYNLENGKEPLKLERKTPKSSYSDVETRPQSKDSTSVQDFSKAESCKVTIIDRLTRNSVYDSNLEAALECENWLESQPGNQERHLREMFTHMNSLSEETDHEHDVYWKSFNQKSVLITEDRVPKGSYAFHTLEKRLKQKSNLMKKQKTYKEKKPHKCNDCGELFTYHSVLIRHQRVHTGEKPYTCNECGKSFSHRANLTKHQRTHTRILFECSECKKTFTESSSLATHQRIHVGERPYECNECGKGFNRSTHLVQHQLIHTGVKPYECNECDKAFIHSSALIKHQRTHTGEKPYKCQECGKAFSHCSSLTKHQRVHTGEKPYECSECGKTFSQSTHLVQHQRIHTGEKPYECNECGKTFSRSSNFAKHQRIHIGKKPYKCSECGKAFIHSSALIQHQRTHTGEKPFRCNECGKSFKCSSSLIRHQRVHTEEQP, from the exons ATGCGCGACTCCGAGCTGGCCAGAGAAGTTCGTACCCTTTGTGAGGCCCGGGATGGGAG AGCCCAGGAGGGAAGCAGGAAGTGGGACCACGAGGCCCGGGGGTCTTCTAACTCGTCTGGCCAGGGAGATCTGAATTGGGGTGAAGAGCAGAATCTCCAGAACAAGGAGGAAGTGGTGATCATGGAGACAGATTTGACTGAAATGCCTGAGAAAAGAG CTCTGTCTTCCCAGGATTCTCCCCATTTCCAAGAGAAGAGCACAGAAGAGGGAGAAGTGGCTGCTCTGCGCCTCACGGCCAGATCCCAG GAAACAGTGACATTCAAGGATGTGGCCATGGACTTTACGCCAGAGGAGTGGGGGAAGCTGGATCCTGCACAAAGGgatgtgatgctggagaactaTAGGAACCTGGTCTCACTTT ggCTTCCAGTTTCCAAACCTGAGAACTACAACTTGGAGAATGGAAAAGAACCATTGAAGCTTGAGAGAAAAACCCCCAAAAGCAGCTATTCAG ACGTGGAGACTAGACCACAGAGCAAGGATTCAACTTCAGTGCAAGATTTTTCCAAAGCAGAATCATGCAAAGTTACAATAATAGACAGACTGACACGGAATAGTGTCTATGACTCCAACTTGGAAGCAGCTCTTGAATGTGAAAATTGGTTAGAGAGTCAGCCAGGAAATCAGGAGAGACATTTGAGAGAAATGTTCACTCACATGAATTCACTCTCTGAGGAAACAGACCATGAGCATGATGTATACTGGAAAAGCTTCAATCAGAAATCTGTCCTTATCACTGAAGACAGAGTTCCCAAAGGATCTTATGCCTTTCATACACTTGAAAAAAGgttgaaacaaaaatcaaacttaatgaaaaagcagaaaacttataaagagaaaaaacctCATAAGTGTAATGATTGTGGTGAACTCTTCACCTACCATTCAGTACTTATTCGACACCAGAGAgtccatactggagagaaaccctatacctgcaatgaatgtgggaaaTCTTTTAGCCACAGAGCTAATTTAACTAAACACCAGAGAACTCATACTAGAATTCTCTTTGAATGCAGTGAATGCAAGAAAACCTTCACAGAAAGCTCATCCCTTGCAACACATCAGAGAATTCACGTTGGAGAGAGACCTTATGAatgcaatgaatgtgggaaagGTTTTAATCGAAGTACACATCTTGTACAGCATCAGTTGATTCATACTGGAGTGAAGCCTtatgaatgtaatgaatgtgataaagcttttattcattcatcagcaCTCATTAAACATCAAAgaactcatactggagagaaaccttataaatgtcaagaatgtgggaaagcctttagcCATTGCTCATCCCTAACTAAGCATCAGAgagttcatactggagaaaagccatatgaatgcagtgaatgtggaaaaACTTTTAGTCAGAGCACACATCTTGTtcaacatcagagaattcatactggagagaaaccctatgagtgtaatgaatgtgggaaaaccTTCAGCCGGAGCTCCAATTTTGCTAAACATCAAAGAATTCATATTGGAAAGAAACCGTACAAATGTAGTGAGTGTGGAAaagccttcattcattcatcagctCTTATTCAACATCAGAGAACTCATACCGGAGAGAAACCCTTTAGATGTAATGAGTGTGGGAAAAGCTTTAAGTGCAGTTCATCTCTCATCAGACATCAAAGAGTTCACACTGAAGAGCAACCCTGA